In a single window of the Nocardioides massiliensis genome:
- the fliW gene encoding flagellar assembly protein FliW: MAEELPVIELVEPFPGFPDHRHFALVRLDDDGVLCALQGLDDAAPLRFLVVPPASFFPSYAPEIDDEVAGALGITAPDDALVLVIVNPGDGLSDSTANLLAPVVINTVTRRAAQVVLAEDLPVRAPLLAS; encoded by the coding sequence GTGGCCGAAGAGCTGCCGGTGATCGAGCTGGTCGAGCCCTTTCCCGGCTTCCCCGACCACCGACACTTCGCGCTCGTGCGCCTCGACGACGACGGGGTGCTGTGCGCGCTCCAGGGCCTCGACGATGCCGCGCCGCTGCGCTTCCTCGTGGTGCCCCCGGCGTCGTTCTTCCCGAGCTACGCGCCCGAGATCGACGACGAGGTCGCCGGGGCCCTCGGCATCACCGCCCCGGACGACGCGCTCGTGCTGGTGATCGTCAACCCCGGTGACGGGCTGTCGGACTCGACCGCCAACCTCCTGGCGCCGGTCGTGATCAACACAGTCACCCGCCGCGCCGCGCAGGTGGTCCTCGCCGAGGACCTGCCCGTGCGCGCTCCCCTGCTCGCGTCCTGA
- the csrA gene encoding carbon storage regulator CsrA — protein sequence MLVLSRRVGESIVIGDDVTVTVLEVRGDVVRIGIDAPRSVTVHRAELLAELAESNVAAASPSEDAIASLARAVKNRDRS from the coding sequence ATGCTGGTTCTCAGCCGCCGCGTGGGCGAGTCGATCGTGATCGGTGACGACGTCACCGTCACGGTCCTCGAGGTGCGCGGCGACGTGGTGCGCATCGGCATCGACGCCCCGCGCTCCGTGACGGTGCACCGCGCCGAGCTGCTCGCCGAGCTCGCGGAGTCCAACGTGGCCGCCGCCTCGCCCAGCGAGGACGCGATCGCCTCCCTGGCGCGCGCGGTCAAGAACCGCGACCGGAGCTGA
- a CDS encoding cold-shock protein, whose translation MAQGTVKWFNAEKGFGFIAQEDGGDDVFVHYSAIQSQGYKSLDENQKVEFDVTQGPKGPQAENVRPL comes from the coding sequence ATGGCTCAGGGCACCGTTAAGTGGTTCAACGCTGAGAAGGGCTTCGGCTTCATCGCGCAGGAGGACGGCGGCGACGACGTCTTCGTGCACTACTCGGCGATCCAGTCGCAGGGCTACAAGTCCCTCGACGAGAACCAGAAGGTTGAGTTCGACGTCACCCAGGGCCCGAAGGGCCCGCAGGCGGAGAACGTCCGTCCTCTCTGA
- a CDS encoding DUF47 domain-containing protein: MGFRFRPVDSTFYDLFTTSAKHLVEGASLLAEVLADGADRHEIAERMRRAEHAADETTHDIVKRVNSTFVTPFDREDIYSLASSLDDVMDFMEEAIDLMVLYEVGDLPSELAEQVEVLQRCADLTAESMPRLKTMSDLEEYWIEVNRLENTGDKAYRRILAKLFSGSYDALEVLKLKDIVDALESAADAFETVANTIEQIAVKES, from the coding sequence GTGGGTTTCCGTTTCCGCCCGGTGGACAGCACCTTCTACGACTTGTTCACCACGTCGGCCAAGCACCTCGTCGAAGGGGCGTCGCTCCTGGCCGAGGTCCTCGCCGACGGTGCCGATCGGCACGAGATCGCCGAGCGCATGCGCCGCGCCGAGCACGCCGCTGACGAGACGACGCACGACATCGTCAAGCGGGTGAACTCGACGTTCGTCACGCCGTTCGACCGTGAGGACATCTACAGCCTCGCCTCGAGCCTCGACGACGTCATGGACTTCATGGAGGAGGCCATCGACCTGATGGTCCTCTACGAGGTCGGCGACCTGCCGTCGGAGCTCGCCGAGCAGGTCGAGGTGTTGCAGCGCTGCGCCGACCTGACTGCCGAGTCGATGCCGCGGCTGAAGACGATGTCGGACCTCGAGGAGTACTGGATCGAGGTCAACCGGTTGGAGAACACCGGTGACAAGGCGTACCGCCGCATCCTGGCCAAGTTGTTCAGCGGGTCCTACGACGCCCTCGAGGTGTTGAAGCTGAAGGACATCGTCGACGCGCTCGAGAGCGCCGCTGACGCGTTCGAGACCGTCGCGAACACCATCGAGCAGATCGCCGTCAAGGAGTCCTGA
- a CDS encoding inorganic phosphate transporter, translated as MELGIVIAVVVIALVFDYTNGFHDAANAIATSVSTRALTPRVALAMAAVMNFVGAFLGQRVAETVAEVITPPEEAVAGLVVVMAGLVGAITWNMITWYYGLPSSSSHALIGGLVGAAMGYGLLHDAPFASVKWDVILDKIIIPMVASPLFGFAVAFLLMLAIMWIFRKANPHRTQRRFRFLQTISAAAMALGHGLQDAQKTMGVIFLALLAGGYVSSGDPLPFWVIFSAAAAISLGTYSGGWRIMRTLGRRIIHLDPARGFAAETVAAGVLYTTAFAFSAPISTTHTITSAVMGVGATKRFSAVRWGVARSIVMAWVLTFPAAASVAAVFYWVAHYLIEVLP; from the coding sequence GTGGAGCTCGGCATCGTCATCGCGGTCGTCGTGATCGCGTTGGTCTTCGACTACACCAACGGTTTCCACGACGCCGCGAACGCGATCGCCACCTCGGTGTCGACGCGCGCGCTGACCCCGCGGGTCGCCCTCGCCATGGCGGCGGTGATGAACTTCGTCGGTGCCTTCCTCGGCCAGCGAGTCGCCGAGACCGTGGCCGAGGTGATCACCCCACCTGAGGAGGCGGTCGCCGGCCTGGTCGTGGTGATGGCCGGCCTGGTCGGTGCGATCACCTGGAACATGATCACCTGGTACTACGGCCTGCCGTCGTCGTCCTCCCACGCCCTGATCGGTGGTCTGGTCGGGGCCGCGATGGGCTACGGCCTGCTCCACGACGCGCCGTTCGCCTCGGTGAAGTGGGACGTCATCCTCGACAAGATCATCATCCCGATGGTGGCGTCGCCGCTGTTCGGCTTCGCGGTCGCGTTCTTGTTGATGCTCGCGATCATGTGGATCTTCCGGAAGGCCAACCCGCACCGCACCCAGCGACGCTTCCGCTTCCTGCAGACGATCTCGGCGGCCGCCATGGCGCTGGGTCACGGCCTGCAGGACGCCCAGAAGACGATGGGCGTGATCTTCCTAGCGCTGCTGGCCGGAGGCTACGTCTCCTCCGGCGACCCGCTGCCGTTCTGGGTGATCTTCTCCGCCGCGGCCGCGATCTCGCTGGGCACCTACTCCGGCGGCTGGCGCATCATGCGCACCCTGGGGCGCCGGATCATCCACCTCGACCCCGCCCGCGGCTTCGCCGCCGAGACGGTCGCGGCCGGTGTCCTCTACACCACCGCCTTCGCCTTCAGCGCCCCGATCTCCACCACCCACACCATCACCTCCGCGGTCATGGGCGTGGGCGCGACCAAGCGGTTCTCCGCCGTGCGCTGGGGTGTGGCCCGCTCGATCGTGATGGCCTGGGTCCTCACCTTCCCCGCCGCCGCCTCCGTCGCCGCGGTGTTCTACTGGGTCGCGCACTACCTGATCGAGGTCCTGCCCTAA
- the pstB gene encoding phosphate ABC transporter ATP-binding protein PstB, producing MAKSIEVTDLDIYYGDFKAVEGVTMSIPARSVTAFIGPSGCGKSTFLRSLNRMHEVIPGARVEGKVVMGGQELYGSDVDPVEVRRQVGMVFQRPNPFPTMSIYENVLAGNRLNAKRMKKAEADDIVERALRGANLWNEVHDRLNKPGAGLSGGQQQRLCIARAIAVQPQVLLMDEPCSALDPISTSAIEDLIHELQTEYTIVIVTHNMQQAARVSEDTAFFNLAGAGKPGRLVEMNPTKKIFSVPDDPSTEAYISGRFG from the coding sequence ATGGCCAAGAGCATCGAGGTCACCGACCTCGACATCTACTACGGCGACTTCAAGGCCGTCGAGGGCGTCACGATGTCGATCCCCGCCCGGTCGGTGACCGCGTTCATCGGCCCGTCCGGCTGCGGCAAGTCCACCTTCCTGCGCTCGCTGAACCGCATGCACGAGGTCATCCCCGGCGCACGCGTCGAGGGCAAGGTCGTCATGGGCGGCCAGGAGCTCTATGGCAGCGACGTCGACCCGGTGGAGGTACGCCGCCAGGTCGGCATGGTCTTCCAGCGGCCGAACCCGTTCCCGACGATGTCGATCTACGAGAACGTCCTCGCCGGCAACCGGCTCAACGCCAAGCGGATGAAGAAGGCGGAAGCCGACGACATCGTCGAGCGCGCCCTGCGCGGCGCGAACCTGTGGAACGAGGTGCACGACCGGCTCAACAAGCCGGGCGCCGGCCTCTCGGGCGGTCAGCAGCAGCGGCTGTGCATCGCCCGCGCCATCGCCGTCCAGCCCCAGGTCCTGCTCATGGACGAGCCCTGCTCCGCCCTCGACCCGATCTCGACCTCGGCCATCGAGGACCTGATCCACGAGCTGCAGACCGAGTACACGATCGTCATCGTCACCCACAACATGCAGCAGGCCGCCCGGGTCTCCGAGGACACCGCGTTCTTCAACCTCGCCGGCGCCGGCAAGCCCGGGCGGCTCGTGGAGATGAACCCCACCAAGAAGATCTTCTCCGTCCCCGACGACCCCTCCACCGAGGCCTACATCTCCGGCCGCTTCGGCTGA
- the pstA gene encoding phosphate ABC transporter permease PstA produces the protein MTGDPARTEERDVPGTGPADFSSVAGSAPGRATVETGPGESSVDESDVASSTDETAAPGAAVTDGSAPSGTTPAVRRGELSLKAPKLPRWAPGLSALVAAAASALVALMLGWGPIAFGVVAAVLYAVGLPTWAMLVENRRAATDRLVTTLVWSAFAIALVPLVSLTWTVVSKGAPAFSAEFFTYSMRNVVGEGGGIYHAVVGTLLITGMAAVLSIPIGLMTAIYLVEYGAGRRPARVINFLVDVMTGIPSIVAGLFAFALFAIFFGPGVRMGFGGSVALSVLMIPVVVRSCEEMLKLVPNELREAAYALGVPKWRTIVKVVLPTSMAGIVTGVMLAIARVAGETAPLLVIAGATDSVNFDLFGERMMTLPVFAYYSYMQPGVPPEFGVERAWGAALALIIIVMALNLLGRLLGRLFAPKTGR, from the coding sequence ATGACCGGCGACCCCGCCCGGACCGAGGAACGCGACGTGCCCGGCACCGGCCCGGCGGACTTCTCCTCCGTCGCCGGTTCCGCGCCCGGCCGCGCCACCGTCGAGACCGGCCCCGGCGAGTCGAGCGTCGACGAGTCCGATGTCGCGTCGTCGACCGACGAGACGGCCGCCCCCGGCGCAGCCGTGACCGACGGCTCCGCTCCGAGCGGGACCACCCCCGCCGTACGCCGGGGGGAGCTGTCGCTCAAGGCCCCGAAGCTGCCGCGTTGGGCACCCGGTCTGAGCGCGCTCGTCGCGGCGGCCGCGAGCGCGCTGGTCGCGCTGATGCTCGGCTGGGGCCCCATCGCGTTCGGCGTGGTGGCGGCGGTGTTGTACGCCGTCGGCCTGCCGACCTGGGCGATGCTGGTCGAGAACCGACGCGCTGCGACGGACCGGCTCGTCACGACCCTGGTGTGGAGCGCGTTCGCGATCGCGCTGGTCCCGCTGGTGTCGCTGACCTGGACCGTGGTCAGCAAGGGCGCACCGGCATTCTCGGCCGAGTTCTTCACCTACTCGATGCGCAACGTCGTCGGCGAGGGCGGCGGCATCTACCACGCCGTCGTCGGCACCCTGCTGATCACGGGCATGGCCGCAGTGCTGTCGATCCCGATCGGGCTGATGACGGCGATCTACCTGGTGGAGTACGGCGCGGGTCGCCGCCCGGCGCGGGTGATCAACTTCCTCGTCGACGTCATGACCGGCATCCCCTCGATCGTCGCGGGCCTGTTCGCGTTCGCGCTGTTCGCGATCTTCTTCGGCCCCGGTGTCCGGATGGGCTTCGGCGGCTCGGTCGCGCTGTCGGTGCTGATGATCCCCGTCGTTGTGCGCTCGTGCGAGGAGATGCTGAAGCTGGTCCCCAACGAGCTGCGCGAGGCGGCGTACGCCCTGGGGGTGCCGAAGTGGCGCACCATCGTCAAGGTCGTGCTGCCCACCTCGATGGCCGGCATCGTCACCGGCGTCATGCTCGCGATCGCGCGCGTGGCCGGTGAGACCGCGCCGCTGCTGGTGATCGCCGGCGCGACCGACTCCGTCAACTTCGACCTGTTCGGCGAGCGGATGATGACGCTGCCGGTGTTCGCCTACTACTCCTACATGCAGCCCGGCGTGCCGCCGGAGTTCGGCGTCGAGCGCGCGTGGGGAGCCGCACTGGCCCTCATCATCATCGTGATGGCGCTCAACCTGCTCGGCCGGCTGCTCGGCCGGCTCTTCGCCCCCAAGACCGGGCGCTGA
- the pstC gene encoding phosphate ABC transporter permease subunit PstC — MSAPTTTPPAPAPGARHSSPRKKRRLGDVLFGGATRVAAGTILVALAGVAIFLTVEGFPALSADASHLAGESTFVAYAWPLLFGTLLAALIALLIATPLAIGVALSISHYAPRRIAHFVGYVIDLLAAVPSVVYGLWGANVLGPAMVPVYRWLSEHLGFIPLFAGPASGGGRTMLTAGMVLAIMALPIITAICREIFAQTPRLHEEAALALGATRWEMIKMAVFPYSRSGIVSAVMLGLGRALGETMAVALVLSAFRIVSFDLVSGTAPSTIAANIALSFPEATGVGVNVLIATGLVLFLITFAVNFTARLIVARSEKGLVR; from the coding sequence GTGAGCGCACCGACCACCACCCCGCCGGCCCCCGCGCCGGGGGCCCGCCACAGCTCGCCGAGGAAGAAGCGTCGCCTCGGCGATGTCCTGTTCGGCGGTGCCACCCGCGTCGCCGCCGGCACCATCCTGGTCGCGCTGGCCGGGGTGGCGATCTTCTTGACCGTCGAGGGGTTCCCGGCCCTCTCCGCCGACGCCTCGCACCTGGCCGGCGAGTCGACGTTCGTCGCCTACGCCTGGCCGCTGCTGTTCGGCACGCTGCTCGCGGCGCTCATCGCGCTGCTCATCGCCACGCCCCTGGCGATCGGCGTCGCGCTGTCGATCTCGCACTACGCCCCGCGCCGGATCGCACACTTCGTCGGCTACGTGATCGACCTGCTGGCCGCCGTGCCCAGCGTCGTCTACGGGCTGTGGGGGGCCAACGTGCTCGGCCCGGCGATGGTGCCGGTCTACCGCTGGCTGTCCGAGCACCTCGGCTTCATCCCGCTCTTCGCCGGCCCCGCCTCCGGTGGCGGTCGCACCATGCTGACCGCCGGCATGGTCCTGGCGATCATGGCGCTGCCGATCATCACCGCGATCTGCCGCGAGATCTTCGCGCAGACCCCGCGCCTGCACGAGGAGGCGGCACTCGCCCTCGGCGCCACGCGCTGGGAGATGATCAAGATGGCCGTCTTCCCCTACTCCCGCTCGGGCATCGTCTCCGCCGTCATGCTCGGACTCGGGCGCGCACTGGGTGAGACGATGGCCGTCGCCCTGGTGCTGTCGGCCTTCCGGATCGTCAGCTTCGACCTGGTCTCCGGCACCGCCCCCAGCACGATCGCGGCCAACATCGCCCTCAGCTTCCCCGAGGCCACCGGCGTCGGCGTCAACGTGCTCATCGCCACCGGCCTGGTGCTGTTCCTCATCACCTTCGCCGTGAACTTCACCGCGCGGCTCATCGTCGCGCGCAGCGAGAAGGGACTGGTCCGATGA
- the pstS gene encoding phosphate ABC transporter substrate-binding protein PstS, with product MKTTLRRAAKPGLAVLALSVALTACSAANEEGDTNNAGSGDDNGSSLSGTLNGAGASSQEAAMGAWRAGFQTANGGVTVNYDPVGSGGGREQFIAGGVQFAGTDSLLDEDELTAAAEQCGADPIIIPSYVSPIAIIYNVDGVDDLKLDGPTLAGIFAGEITKWNDPAIVATNPDADLPDGDITAVHRADDSGTTDNFTAYLEAVAPDVWTYGEVGEWPITHGEAAPQTSGVVSAVSNGSNTIGYADASQAGDLGQVQVQVGEDFVGPSAEAAAKVLEVSPEAEGQGENAMAYDLARDTEESGAYPIVLTSYLLACASYDDANQAELVKGFLTYLVSDDGQQAAADAAGSAPLSDTLQDEAEALIEQIGS from the coding sequence ACGCCGGTTCCGGCGACGACAACGGCAGCAGCCTCTCGGGCACCCTCAACGGTGCCGGCGCCAGCTCCCAGGAGGCCGCGATGGGCGCCTGGCGCGCCGGCTTCCAGACCGCCAACGGCGGCGTCACCGTCAACTACGACCCCGTCGGCTCCGGCGGCGGCCGCGAGCAGTTCATCGCCGGCGGCGTGCAGTTCGCGGGCACCGACTCGCTGCTCGACGAGGACGAGCTCACCGCGGCTGCCGAGCAGTGCGGCGCCGACCCGATCATCATCCCCAGCTACGTCAGCCCGATCGCGATCATCTACAACGTCGACGGCGTCGACGACCTGAAGCTGGACGGCCCGACCCTGGCCGGCATCTTCGCCGGCGAGATCACCAAGTGGAACGACCCGGCGATCGTCGCGACCAACCCCGACGCCGACCTGCCCGACGGTGACATCACCGCTGTCCACCGCGCCGACGACTCCGGCACCACCGACAACTTCACCGCCTACCTCGAGGCCGTCGCGCCCGACGTGTGGACCTACGGTGAGGTCGGCGAGTGGCCGATCACGCACGGCGAGGCTGCCCCGCAGACCTCCGGCGTCGTCTCCGCGGTGAGCAACGGCTCCAACACCATCGGGTACGCCGACGCCAGCCAGGCCGGCGACCTCGGTCAGGTCCAGGTCCAGGTCGGCGAGGACTTCGTCGGTCCCTCCGCCGAGGCCGCGGCCAAGGTCCTCGAGGTCTCCCCCGAGGCCGAGGGCCAGGGCGAGAACGCCATGGCCTACGACCTGGCTCGCGACACCGAGGAGTCGGGCGCCTACCCGATCGTGCTCACCTCCTACCTGCTCGCGTGCGCGTCGTACGACGACGCCAACCAGGCCGAGCTGGTCAAGGGCTTCTTGACCTACCTGGTCTCCGACGACGGCCAGCAGGCCGCGGCCGACGCCGCCGGCTCCGCGCCGCTGTCGGACACGCTGCAGGACGAGGCCGAGGCCCTGATCGAGCAGATCGGCAGCTGA